The Magallana gigas chromosome 6, xbMagGiga1.1, whole genome shotgun sequence genome includes the window aattatgtattaacagcatgtgtaaagttaatgtttaccatttcgttttaaagttacgcatattcatattttaagcacatttctacgaaacgcgagatattatgatgtaaacatttaaaaaaaagcaatgaaatatcttcacaaccagaacaatgtcggtatctttgctggttactttggaaaatgtgaaatggagcctgaataactttatgtttatattgtcactcactatttgctaattttttcacttttaagtttgcaacgtgatttataaatatacaattttgaaaacgatgccatataaatcaagatatacgattcaattacctaaaaaaattatactataataatttgtttcatatttttgcaataaagatttacttgtgtaccatattatttcttcgaacaattaaacaagggtaattaaaaaaacaaaacaaaaaaaacccccaaaacaaccaacacatatattgtgatgagctgacctttttttttaaatataagcttgttcttctaatcaactaacaagtaaaaaagtcgtatatgcgcttaggttggttatttatttttgattttcggtttctccttttatgaataaaaattcattgatttatttatctaattatttattatatcattagtcatcttatgaatttattaaatgttttgaagaataatgaattttacccgcgtacctttttaaaaaaaatttgttcgtgaatttaaaaaaaagcagcagaattaaacgtaattttcaatcattttgataaagaaatatataagtaattgtgtattttaattatttttaaatgatgtttttacttttaaatgaccgtaaaaatatgttcatgtggtcatctatagtttttgagatatggggccctaaaaaattctttataattcgatttcaaacatcgggctcgaaaacaacaaaggctcctaccctgcatgggggcttaaattttcggtgtcatctactcgtggtataccactatcactgtgaaaatatggttaattggtcatctctagaatttgagattcgggtccccacttatagaacactattcaatcattataatggggttttaaacatcgggccctgaaacatcaagggcccctaccctgagggctgaaattttcagagtcatcttcaagtggtaaaccactgccactataaaaatatggtgatatggttatctctagtttatgagacattggaccctaaagaatatgcactataattattttaataggattttaataaaatcgggctctgaaacatcggaaacaaaatttctctaaaacagaggtttagcctggatgaaattttcacaaacagacaaacagtctgatagatttatcaagaaattcttaaaacattctcctttaatacaatttcagaacacagaattacgcatataagtgtataacttgtaaaactttttttcaataaattacctaaattaagttctatgtgtaattccattacacacatgttcaactttcagcattgtctataaaaataataaatcggaaaaaacgaaacttaacctgtacagatgaatgcagatatacatgtatgcaactgGGAGTGTagatacattgattttattccttactggatttccataaatattttttataaaatctgaaccaaaaacgtgagggagaaaccctactatgggggaaaagctactatatagtagcttttcccccctgGGGGAAAggccactatatagtaggttttccggggggaaaagctactatgggggaaaaactgctatacaacactgGTACTATATTCATAGTTTAATATACTAAATATTAACACCTACTTAGAATCTCCAAAGTGGTTATAGTCAATATCCTCTGCTCTGCACACATAACAACTGCTGGCCCCACACGTACAGGTCATCTTGTTACAGCCGAACTCCTTTACAAAGGCTTTCTGACATCGGTGACAGCGGCGAATCATGGCTTCTGTCAGTCGCGCCTCGATGTAGGTCCTCATGTTTGTCTCCCCTTGTTTTTCCACTTCATCGCAGCGCAAAGGAACATGATTTGGTTCTTTACACAATCTGGAAATTAAACCAATATTCAATTGTATCTCAATTTTACCATACAAATCTTCTTAGGTTTTTTCccataaaaatttatttcattcaaaatcgcATTCTAAGATGATTCATAAATTTATTATGAGCATTTAAATTTCAGaatcttaatacatgtagttcaaaaCAGCACATCTTTGTGACAGACTTTAGATAAATTGATCAAAGTTGAATTTGTAAAAGAGATCAATTGATGTAATCcagatataaaatattataaacaaatcttAAATCTATATTCTCTATAACTGTATTTTATTAAGCAGATGCATAGACAGTATTTAAAGTCCCAGAAAGCTTCATCAATCAAAGAAAATTTACCTGCAAGACTCCTTTAGACAATCTGGATTCAAACATTTGAACACTTTATCGTTTTGATCCGGCATTATAGTGGCAAAACTACAGAAAGGACAGGACACTAAATCTGGGATATCCGCCATCTTGATCTCCTCCTCCTGCATCTTCTTCAACACAATGGAAAAGACATTGGTTGGTAGCACGTGCTGTAGAATGGCAAGTGAAAACTTCTCCGAACAGGATCCATTTAGACATTTGAAGTCAGTCTTTCCTTCACCAATCACGACTTCGGACGATCTTCGGATGCAGGTCTTACAGAACAGATGTCCCTCAGGACAGGCGGCCATGTCTTCGAAGAGGCACTCCTCATCAAAGCAGCACTGACACTCCATGAGTTCTCCATTGTCCCGGGCCTCTTGGAGACGAAGTTCATAGACCTGCTTCTTGTCATGCAGGTACCCTAAAACCACAGCAAATAGCCATCATTACTATTTATATTTCACCATACTGTATTATCCTTGTTAAATGCccttatttaaacaataaaatgctttcttttatgattcatgcaggatatgaaggtggcgaattgcagaaaaaatttacgtAACCTGCTAAAGccagttatgtattttttatgcaatgatcactaccttaTAGCTCGACTCCTAAAAATGGTACTTTACAACAGCGTAAACCATTTTTCCAGTAGGGTTTAGTTATAAATTCAATTGTTACTTTTGATTTCCTCCTCATTTTCGGAGAAGAGCTTCTCGTAGTAGAAGAACTCATCGGGCTCCCTGGGTAACTGACACTCCTCCTCACTGAGTGGCTGCTTTCTGAGCTTCCTAGAGTTTGctgtaatgaaaatcaaaacaattaaataacaaTCAATGGTCATACACGTATGTTTGTAACACTATTGTAcagtagattccttatttaaaGCGAGTACAGAGTTCCGGCATTTGGTGTCAAATCATGAGGAATATCAAATCAAGAGCATCAAAGTTTGGTATAATTTCATATAGTTTACACCTTCTAGAGAAATATTAAAGCCAGATTTCAAAATCTGCGATTGGTGTTTCTCTCGATTTTGGACGAATATTAACACCTcccatttaattaggaatcaaCAGATGTGTAAAACACTAAATCAATGCAATTTTCGgtaaatcaaaacaattatgaTTTCCTTAACCAAAGACGTTGATCAACTGATCAAATcaggttttaaatttttgaaaaacttgCATATCAAAATGGCAGAAAGACATGAGGAAATAGTGCACTCACCAGTAATATTTACTATGTCTTGTTCAATCTCTCTTTTGCTGAGGTGATAATGATAATTATGTGTTTCGAGGACTTTTGTGATGTAGGATTTTTTGAGCTGCCTATACTCTCTCCTTAGCTGCTGCATTGCATGATCTTTGTAGGACGGGGTCATTTCTTTGTCAGCTTTTGAAAACGTGCCCATGGGATCCGGGAATCGAACTAGAAAGGACTCCATCTCAAACTGTAGATGCTGTATCTGATTATGTTTTGCCTGTCTTTTCCTCTCTTCTAAAGTGTCTTTCAATTTGGGGTAGTTTTTGTATTCAAACAACTCCatggcaatattttttaatctctCTTTATCATTGGTGTGCTCCTCTAATTTATCATACAGATAATTGGGATCACAATCTGGAAATATTTCCATCAACTCATCCACCTCTTCTTGGATATTTTTGGGCAACGAGCCATTTGTCCCAATTCTCATAACATCTGAAATAGATGGTGAATTTGCATCTACACTTTCCAGAAAACTTTGTGAGTCTGTTCCTGATTTCATAAGTTCCTCGATCACAACTTGGAGACGATTTTTCTTGTCATGATGAGCTGCCagaaattcatatatttcagttGGCTCCTTTTCAGGTAACACTTTACAAACGATTCTCATGTCCCTGTAAAGGGGATCTTCCAAATATTTTGGATCTGTTGGAAGGGACGATTCTTTTCTCAAAGAACCTGATGGACCATGATTATTTTGAAGATGATCGATGACTTTTTGAACTCGATCAGTATCGCGACAGTTTTTCTCTATGAGCTCATAAATCTTCCCAGGGTCAGCTGAGGGCACGCTTGACAATACCTTCATCATGTCATCTATGTATTCTTCTTTCTGATTGGTTGATCGTTTATAATGCTTGACCAATATCTGACTGACCACATAATCCACCCTGTCCACCCTGGCTTTATGTTCTTTCAACATCTGCTGTATTTCTCCAGCTGTCATTGGCAGTTTTGATAAATTGGCAGTGGCTTTGTCAATCACTTTCACTAAATCCTCTACAAAAGCTGCCTCTTCCTTCAAATCTGCTCCAACTCTTCCCTTCTTCATCTTTTCAACATCCTCTAGAACTTCATTAATCACTAAGTCCACTCTATTAGGATTTCCTCTTTGAGACTTCAGTTTCTCATACACCATTTCCACATCAATACCATCCACAATGTTCGTTATCAACTTTGCATCCTGTAGAACAGACTCAATCTTCTTCACCTTGGATGGTGAATCCCTCTCTTCCTTCTCTTCCAGCTCCACCACAGGTGTCTCTGCTCTCTCTCTGACCGAACTGTCAGCATCTTTGTTAGTTGGACCCACATCTCCTCCACCAAATAAATTCTCATTGGATTCACAGCTTTCTATAACATAGGGTTCCGTATCTTGgtcaaataaatcattgtttttttccTCCTCAGCAGACAGAGCAAACCCTCCACTCTCATGGCTGTTTTCATCGGCGGATCCATTGCCTTCTTTCTCCACTTTGGCTTTTTTGGCAGATGATGGGCCGTTTTTTACTGATTCTTCCATTGTGATCTAGCAGCCATACCtgaaaatgaggaaaatatcaTTACCAGGTATCTAACAATAACTGGTCGTCCCTGATTAAAACATATCAGAACAGATTTACTGATACTGTCAGTAACTAAGTATGCACCGATAGAAGGACGATATTCAAATTACCACTATAATTAAACCTCTTAACATTGTGTTTAAAACAGAAAGGTTTTAACAATATGCTACATAACATGAACAATCATCATACAACAGAAAGGCcgcaccaatataatttcttgtttgcAGGCATCCAGTGAAAGAATTTTTAAGGTATGAGCAGGCAAGCTATTACAATTACAATTATATGGAACCCAGCCATTTTTTGTGACACTTTTCAGAGGTCAGTTAGCTCGTTTAAGAGAAAGTCTAGGGTaagtaaagtgacgatatcaATAGCAAATTGCGTAAAGAATTCAGCAGTACAGTACTAATTTTTTT containing:
- the LOC105343255 gene encoding uncharacterized protein, encoding MEESVKNGPSSAKKAKVEKEGNGSADENSHESGGFALSAEEEKNNDLFDQDTEPYVIESCESNENLFGGGDVGPTNKDADSSVRERAETPVVELEEKEERDSPSKVKKIESVLQDAKLITNIVDGIDVEMVYEKLKSQRGNPNRVDLVINEVLEDVEKMKKGRVGADLKEEAAFVEDLVKVIDKATANLSKLPMTAGEIQQMLKEHKARVDRVDYVVSQILVKHYKRSTNQKEEYIDDMMKVLSSVPSADPGKIYELIEKNCRDTDRVQKVIDHLQNNHGPSGSLRKESSLPTDPKYLEDPLYRDMRIVCKVLPEKEPTEIYEFLAAHHDKKNRLQVVIEELMKSGTDSQSFLESVDANSPSISDVMRIGTNGSLPKNIQEEVDELMEIFPDCDPNYLYDKLEEHTNDKERLKNIAMELFEYKNYPKLKDTLEERKRQAKHNQIQHLQFEMESFLVRFPDPMGTFSKADKEMTPSYKDHAMQQLRREYRQLKKSYITKVLETHNYHYHLSKREIEQDIVNITANSRKLRKQPLSEEECQLPREPDEFFYYEKLFSENEEEIKRYLHDKKQVYELRLQEARDNGELMECQCCFDEECLFEDMAACPEGHLFCKTCIRRSSEVVIGEGKTDFKCLNGSCSEKFSLAILQHVLPTNVFSIVLKKMQEEEIKMADIPDLVSCPFCSFATIMPDQNDKVFKCLNPDCLKESCRLCKEPNHVPLRCDEVEKQGETNMRTYIEARLTEAMIRRCHRCQKAFVKEFGCNKMTCTCGASSCYVCRAEDIDYNHFGDSNCNEGDMNKLHREEMLQAATEARDKYLQDHPEAAEINLKYDPLQHIQEFEGLQEGGDDGQDEEYDEEDDEDY